A stretch of Dasania marina DSM 21967 DNA encodes these proteins:
- the ruvB gene encoding Holliday junction branch migration DNA helicase RuvB has product MIEIDRLIAATEEPNEEIIDRAIRPKTLADYCGQPVVREQMEIFVRAATMRKEPLDHTLIFGPPGLGKTTLAHILANEMGVSLKTTSGPVLEKAGDLAALMTNLEPGDVLFIDEIHRLSPHIEEVLYPAMEDYQLDIMIGEGPAARSIKLELPPFTLVGATTRAGLLTSPLRDRFGIVQRLEFYSVKDLTHIVQRSAQHLGVTMSEAGALEVAKRSRGTPRIANRLLRRVRDYAEVKGSGEVDEAMADRALNMLNVDEQGLDQLDRRLLLALIEKFEGGPVGLDNLAAVISEERGTIEDVIEPYLIQQGYLVRSNRGRMATRKVYSHFGYDYPEG; this is encoded by the coding sequence ATGATAGAAATCGACAGGCTAATAGCCGCCACCGAAGAACCTAACGAAGAAATTATCGATAGGGCGATACGCCCTAAAACACTGGCCGATTACTGTGGTCAGCCGGTGGTGCGCGAGCAAATGGAAATCTTTGTGCGGGCCGCCACTATGCGTAAAGAACCCTTGGATCACACCTTGATATTTGGCCCGCCGGGTTTAGGCAAAACCACTCTGGCCCATATCTTAGCCAATGAAATGGGCGTGTCCTTAAAAACCACTTCTGGCCCGGTATTAGAAAAAGCCGGTGATTTAGCGGCATTAATGACCAACCTAGAGCCTGGCGATGTGTTGTTTATAGATGAGATACACAGGCTCAGCCCGCATATAGAAGAAGTGTTATACCCAGCTATGGAAGATTACCAGCTGGATATTATGATAGGTGAGGGCCCTGCAGCGCGCTCTATCAAGCTAGAGTTGCCGCCTTTTACCTTGGTGGGCGCTACCACCCGCGCCGGCCTGTTAACCTCACCGCTGCGTGATCGTTTTGGCATAGTGCAGCGCCTAGAGTTTTATTCCGTCAAAGACCTCACCCATATTGTGCAACGTTCGGCCCAGCATTTAGGGGTAACCATGAGTGAGGCGGGTGCTCTTGAGGTGGCTAAGCGCTCGCGCGGCACGCCCCGTATCGCCAATCGCTTATTGCGTCGGGTGCGTGATTATGCCGAAGTTAAGGGCAGTGGTGAGGTAGATGAGGCCATGGCCGACAGGGCGCTGAATATGCTCAATGTCGATGAGCAGGGCTTGGATCAGCTAGATCGACGCCTACTCTTGGCGTTGATAGAAAAATTTGAGGGTGGGCCTGTAGGCCTAGATAACCTCGCCGCTGTAATTAGCGAAGAGCGTGGCACTATAGAGGATGTAATAGAGCCCTATTTAATCCAGCAGGGCTATTTAGTGCGCAGTAATCGCGGCCGTATGGCTACCCGCAAAGTTTATAGTCATTTTGGCTATGATTATCCAGAAGGTTGA
- the ruvA gene encoding Holliday junction branch migration protein RuvA, translating into MIGRIHGILLEKQAPLLLVDVQGLGYEIQAPMSTIYQLPAIGQAVTLHIHMVVREDAQLLYGFVELRERALFKTLIKVSGVGPKLALTLLSGMETDDFVRCVHDNDIASLVRLPGVGKKTAERLLVEMRDRLKDWHIASASGLPLMAAAAGPDFVSEAESALISLGYKPQEASKAISAVNDGEAQSSESLIRAALKNMVKK; encoded by the coding sequence ATGATAGGCCGTATACACGGAATCTTATTAGAGAAACAAGCGCCGCTGTTATTAGTGGATGTGCAGGGGCTAGGCTATGAGATACAGGCCCCCATGAGCACTATTTATCAATTACCTGCTATAGGTCAGGCGGTGACCTTACATATACATATGGTGGTGCGTGAAGATGCGCAGCTATTGTATGGCTTTGTCGAGCTGCGCGAGCGAGCGCTGTTTAAAACCCTGATTAAAGTCAGTGGTGTTGGCCCCAAGCTGGCGCTTACCTTATTATCGGGCATGGAAACCGACGACTTTGTACGCTGTGTGCACGATAATGACATCGCGTCCTTGGTAAGGCTGCCGGGGGTGGGCAAAAAAACCGCCGAGCGCCTGTTGGTAGAAATGCGCGACCGCCTTAAAGATTGGCATATTGCCAGCGCTAGTGGTTTGCCGTTAATGGCGGCCGCAGCCGGGCCAGATTTTGTCAGCGAAGCCGAGAGTGCGTTAATCTCACTGGGTTATAAACCGCAAGAAGCTAGCAAGGCCATATCCGCCGTTAACGATGGTGAGGCGCAAAGCAGTGAAAGCCTAATACGTGCGGCCTTAAAGAATATGGTAAAAAAATAA
- the ruvC gene encoding crossover junction endodeoxyribonuclease RuvC, with amino-acid sequence MAIILGIDPGSRKTGFGIINVVGNQHDYITSGVIRLPDTELPERLKVIFESINELIVTYCPQQAAIEQVFMAKNAGAALKLGQARGAAIVACMTAGLEASEYSALQIKQAVVGTGAAKKEQVQHMVKMLLKLPGLPQEDAADALAAAICHAHTQASLINMAGATRMRRGRIR; translated from the coding sequence ATGGCAATCATACTTGGTATAGACCCCGGTTCACGAAAAACCGGTTTTGGCATTATTAATGTGGTGGGTAATCAACATGATTACATCACCAGTGGCGTAATACGCCTGCCCGATACCGAGCTGCCCGAGCGTTTAAAAGTTATTTTTGAAAGTATTAACGAATTAATCGTAACCTATTGCCCGCAGCAAGCGGCGATAGAGCAGGTGTTTATGGCGAAAAATGCCGGTGCTGCCCTTAAACTAGGGCAGGCGCGGGGTGCCGCCATAGTGGCCTGCATGACGGCGGGCCTAGAGGCTAGTGAGTATTCAGCCCTGCAAATTAAGCAGGCGGTAGTCGGCACCGGTGCGGCAAAAAAAGAACAGGTGCAGCATATGGTAAAGATGTTACTCAAGTTGCCAGGGCTACCCCAAGAAGATGCCGCCGATGCTTTAGCTGCGGCTATCTGCCATGCCCACACCCAAGCGAGTTTAATTAATATGGCTGGCGCCACTCGCATGCGCCGTGGCCGTATACGATAG